The Thiosulfativibrio zosterae genome has a window encoding:
- a CDS encoding NADH-quinone oxidoreductase subunit C: protein MKQSILDLQKEVASVLASSLVNSVVNLDELTIELKPDMALEAMDTLKTQLKFEQMVDLCGVDYLAYGKANWETFGAANTGYSRGVFDFAEEESDQDLMQPRRFAVVYHLLSVERNLRLRVKVYPDDTAMPVVPSVVSVWNCANWFEREAFDLFGIIFSGHPDLRRILTDYGFVGHPLRKDFPLTGHVEMRYDAEKERVVYEPVSIENRVNVPRVIRANEV, encoded by the coding sequence ATGAAACAGTCGATTTTAGATTTACAGAAAGAAGTTGCCAGTGTGCTAGCAAGCTCGCTTGTTAACTCAGTGGTTAATTTGGATGAATTGACCATTGAACTAAAGCCAGATATGGCCTTAGAAGCGATGGATACGCTTAAAACGCAATTAAAGTTTGAACAGATGGTTGATTTGTGTGGTGTTGATTATCTAGCCTACGGAAAAGCAAATTGGGAAACCTTTGGTGCCGCCAATACTGGTTACAGCCGTGGCGTGTTCGATTTTGCAGAAGAGGAGTCTGATCAGGACTTAATGCAACCTCGAAGATTTGCGGTTGTGTATCATTTATTGTCCGTTGAAAGAAACTTACGACTTCGTGTGAAAGTCTATCCTGATGATACGGCTATGCCAGTCGTTCCGTCAGTGGTTTCTGTTTGGAATTGCGCAAATTGGTTTGAGCGTGAAGCATTTGATTTGTTTGGTATTATTTTTAGTGGACACCCTGATTTGCGCCGTATTTTGACAGACTATGGTTTTGTCGGACACCCACTCAGAAAAGATTTCCCGTTGACTGGTCATGTCGAAATGCGTTATGACGCTGAAAAAGAGCGCGTTGTCTATGAACCTGTTTCAATTGAAAACCGTGTTAATGTCCCACGCGTGATTCGCGCGAACGAAGTTTGA
- a CDS encoding NuoB/complex I 20 kDa subunit family protein, with translation MGIEGVLKEGVVTTSADKLINWARTGSLWPMTFGLACCAVEMMHAGASRYDLDRFGIIFRPSPRQSDVMIVAGTLVNKMAPALRKVYDQMAEPRWVISMGSCANGGGYYHYSYSVVRGCDRIVPVDVYVPGCPPTAEALLYGIVQLQNKIKRTNTIAR, from the coding sequence GTGGGAATAGAAGGCGTTTTAAAGGAAGGTGTTGTCACCACATCCGCTGACAAACTAATTAACTGGGCGCGTACAGGTTCTTTGTGGCCCATGACATTTGGATTGGCATGTTGTGCGGTTGAAATGATGCATGCGGGTGCTTCACGCTACGATTTAGACCGTTTTGGGATTATTTTTAGACCCAGTCCGCGTCAGTCTGATGTCATGATTGTTGCAGGAACTTTGGTGAATAAGATGGCGCCTGCATTGCGTAAAGTTTACGATCAGATGGCTGAGCCTAGATGGGTAATTTCCATGGGATCTTGTGCGAACGGCGGGGGTTACTATCATTATTCTTACTCTGTTGTTCGTGGATGCGATCGTATCGTGCCTGTTGATGTCTATGTGCCAGGATGCCCTCCAACGGCTGAAGCCCTTTTATATGGTATTGTTCAGTTGCAAAATAAGATAAAGCGTACCAATACAATCGCCCGCTAG
- a CDS encoding NADH-quinone oxidoreductase subunit A, translating to MLENYLPVLVFIVLGALFGLGPIIIGFILGPNKPDSEKNSPYECGFEAFEDARMKFDVRFYLVAILFIIFDLEIAFLFPWAIVLDEIGTFGLLAMGVFLTILVVGFIYEWKKGALEWE from the coding sequence ATGCTAGAAAATTATTTACCAGTTCTCGTGTTTATCGTGCTTGGTGCTCTTTTTGGTCTTGGTCCAATTATCATTGGATTCATTCTAGGACCTAACAAACCTGACTCAGAAAAAAACTCACCTTATGAGTGTGGCTTCGAAGCCTTTGAAGATGCGCGTATGAAGTTTGACGTGCGCTTCTATCTTGTTGCAATTTTATTTATCATCTTTGACTTGGAAATCGCATTTTTATTTCCATGGGCCATTGTTCTCGATGAAATCGGAACTTTTGGCTTGTTGGCTATGGGTGTGTTTTTAACCATCCTTGTCGTTGGATTTATTTACGAGTGGAAGAAAGGAGCGCTAGAGTGGGAATAG
- the secG gene encoding preprotein translocase subunit SecG, translated as MFQIILAIHLIIAFVLVVLVMLQQGKGADAGANFGGGSSQSVFGSSGGSSFMLKVTVLVASLFFVTSLTLAYLGAEQAKGYESVIKKIEQPVEPAKSNSPVVPE; from the coding sequence ATGTTTCAAATTATTTTGGCAATTCATTTAATAATTGCTTTTGTATTGGTTGTGTTAGTAATGCTGCAACAGGGTAAAGGCGCTGACGCTGGTGCTAACTTTGGTGGTGGATCTTCACAGAGTGTTTTCGGCAGTAGCGGTGGCAGCTCATTTATGCTGAAAGTCACCGTTTTAGTGGCGTCATTATTTTTTGTAACCAGTCTGACACTTGCCTATTTGGGTGCGGAACAAGCCAAGGGTTATGAAAGTGTTATTAAGAAAATAGAACAACCTGTTGAACCAGCGAAATCTAATTCGCCAGTGGTTCCAGAATAA
- the tpiA gene encoding triose-phosphate isomerase — MRKPFVAGNWKMHGSKASIKDLMTGLNAKSGLIGDVTVAICPPAVYLDYTHKCLAGDGIFVGAQNMCQVPGQGAYTGELSASMLKDCGCQYVILGHSERRAIYGETDALIAEKVSVALDSGLTPILCVGETLEEREANQVESVIGRQLDAVLNKVGIDKFSAIVIAYEPVWAIGTGKTASSAQAQEVHAFIRGKLAGLNPAVAEKVIIQYGGSVKPDNAKELFGQPDIDGGLIGGASLNADDFMAICQAAGA; from the coding sequence ATGAGAAAACCATTTGTAGCTGGAAACTGGAAAATGCATGGTTCAAAAGCCTCTATTAAAGATTTAATGACAGGTTTAAATGCAAAGTCTGGCCTAATTGGTGATGTGACTGTGGCTATTTGTCCACCTGCGGTTTATTTGGATTACACCCATAAATGTTTAGCAGGTGATGGAATTTTTGTCGGAGCTCAAAATATGTGCCAAGTTCCAGGGCAAGGTGCTTATACTGGCGAACTGTCGGCAAGCATGTTGAAAGACTGTGGCTGTCAATATGTTATTCTAGGACATTCGGAACGACGCGCTATTTATGGCGAAACAGATGCTCTAATAGCGGAAAAAGTAAGTGTTGCATTAGATTCTGGTTTAACCCCAATTTTGTGTGTAGGTGAAACGCTGGAAGAGCGTGAAGCTAATCAGGTTGAGTCAGTGATTGGTCGTCAACTAGATGCGGTTTTAAATAAAGTAGGTATTGATAAGTTTTCTGCAATTGTCATCGCTTACGAGCCTGTTTGGGCCATTGGCACAGGTAAGACAGCTTCTTCTGCTCAGGCTCAAGAGGTGCATGCATTTATTCGTGGTAAATTAGCTGGGTTAAATCCAGCAGTAGCAGAAAAAGTTATAATTCAATACGGTGGTAGCGTAAAGCCAGATAATGCCAAAGAGTTATTTGGTCAGCCAGATATCGATGGTGGTTTAATTGGTGGGGCTTCACTAAACGCAGATGACTTTATGGCCATCTGTCAAGCAGCAGGGGCTTAA
- the glmM gene encoding phosphoglucosamine mutase — MKKKYFGTDGIRNRVGKGMIRPDQILKLGWATGKVIKKHGEKSVLIGKDTRISGYMFESALEAGFISAGIDVYLVGPMPTPAIAYLTQTFHCDAGIVISASHNPHYDNGIKFFSAKGLKISDEIELEVESAFEGEIETVSSELLGKARRIDDAAGRYIEFCKSTYHAQRKLDGFKIVLDCANGATYHVAPSVFQELGAEVIEMGVSPNGLNINLGCGATDLAALQQKVLSSSADLGIAYDGDGDRVMMVSGSGRILDGDALLYLLAVYAKKPVRGVVGTLMTNMGLENALKEKNIDFVRTQVGDRYVMEALMARDWQLGAESSGHVLSLDKTTTGDGIIASLQVMAIIVNQSKTLDELIAPMQVYPQVLINVHVKDKSGFERNQALRAAVEQVEAEMLGKGRVLLRASGTESLIRVMIEGEDAKLIQNLAERLAKLVETEFS, encoded by the coding sequence ATGAAAAAAAAATATTTTGGCACAGACGGTATTCGTAATCGTGTGGGCAAGGGAATGATTCGTCCAGACCAGATTTTGAAGCTGGGATGGGCTACGGGTAAAGTCATTAAAAAACACGGTGAAAAATCAGTCCTAATCGGCAAAGATACTCGAATATCTGGCTATATGTTTGAATCAGCTCTTGAAGCAGGCTTTATTTCGGCAGGCATAGATGTTTATTTGGTGGGTCCTATGCCAACCCCTGCAATCGCTTACTTAACCCAAACATTTCATTGTGATGCCGGCATAGTCATCAGTGCTTCACATAATCCGCATTATGATAACGGTATTAAGTTCTTTTCTGCGAAGGGATTAAAAATTTCAGATGAGATAGAATTAGAGGTTGAGTCAGCTTTTGAAGGCGAAATAGAAACCGTGTCTTCAGAGCTTCTTGGAAAAGCGCGAAGAATTGACGATGCTGCGGGGCGGTATATTGAATTTTGTAAAAGTACCTATCATGCGCAAAGAAAACTGGATGGTTTTAAAATTGTATTAGACTGTGCCAATGGTGCGACTTATCATGTGGCCCCCTCGGTGTTTCAAGAGTTGGGTGCGGAAGTCATCGAAATGGGTGTTTCCCCCAATGGTCTAAATATCAATTTGGGGTGTGGTGCGACTGATTTGGCGGCTTTGCAACAAAAAGTGTTGTCCAGTTCTGCTGATCTTGGCATTGCTTATGACGGCGACGGAGATCGCGTCATGATGGTTTCGGGTTCAGGTCGAATTTTGGATGGCGATGCCTTGTTATATCTTTTGGCGGTGTATGCCAAAAAACCAGTTAGGGGTGTTGTTGGAACCCTGATGACGAATATGGGTTTAGAAAATGCCCTTAAAGAAAAAAATATAGACTTTGTTCGTACCCAGGTTGGGGATCGTTATGTCATGGAAGCCTTAATGGCTCGGGATTGGCAGTTGGGTGCAGAATCTTCAGGACATGTACTGTCTTTGGATAAAACAACAACAGGCGATGGCATTATTGCTTCCTTGCAGGTGATGGCAATTATTGTGAATCAGTCCAAAACCTTGGATGAACTCATTGCACCTATGCAAGTTTATCCGCAAGTTTTGATCAATGTTCATGTTAAAGATAAGTCTGGCTTTGAGCGTAATCAAGCATTACGAGCTGCAGTTGAGCAAGTTGAAGCAGAGATGTTGGGCAAGGGTAGGGTGTTGTTAAGAGCGTCTGGAACTGAATCTTTAATTCGAGTGATGATTGAGGGTGAGGATGCAAAACTGATACAAAATTTAGCAGAAAGATTGGCTAAATTGGTTGAAACAGAATTTTCATAA
- the folP gene encoding dihydropteroate synthase — MHNNKQALPLVMGILNVTPDSFSDGGKTVDRDSVIRAAEMMAKSGADLIDIGGESTRPGANIVSVDEELARVLPAMDWIREACDLPISIDTYKTEVMREVLSKGVWMINDVNALQAPGALELLAQHDVKVCLMHKQGTPQTMQASPSYENVVEEVMSFLKNRLEKCQESGLQLSNICVDPGFGFGKTLQHNVELFGSLEVFQQLNCPVLVGVSRKSMIGALQKMDLNESRLAGSLAAAIVAMQKGAQILRVHDVPETLQALRVASALGLHN; from the coding sequence ATGCATAATAACAAGCAAGCTTTACCTTTGGTAATGGGAATCCTGAATGTCACGCCAGATTCCTTTTCGGATGGTGGTAAAACTGTCGATCGAGACTCGGTGATTAGAGCAGCAGAAATGATGGCAAAATCAGGTGCTGATTTGATTGATATAGGTGGAGAATCAACCAGGCCTGGTGCCAATATTGTTTCAGTAGACGAAGAATTAGCGCGGGTTTTACCGGCGATGGATTGGATTAGAGAAGCTTGTGATTTACCGATTTCTATCGACACCTACAAAACAGAAGTGATGCGTGAAGTGCTTTCTAAGGGTGTTTGGATGATTAATGATGTCAATGCTTTGCAAGCTCCAGGAGCGCTAGAGTTATTGGCTCAGCATGATGTTAAAGTTTGTTTAATGCATAAGCAGGGCACGCCACAGACCATGCAGGCAAGCCCCTCTTATGAAAATGTGGTTGAAGAGGTGATGAGTTTTCTGAAGAATCGACTGGAAAAATGTCAGGAATCAGGGCTTCAACTCAGTAACATTTGTGTAGATCCTGGATTTGGCTTTGGTAAAACATTACAACATAATGTAGAATTATTCGGCTCTTTAGAAGTTTTTCAGCAGTTAAATTGCCCTGTCTTGGTCGGGGTTTCACGAAAGTCTATGATTGGCGCGCTCCAAAAGATGGATCTCAATGAATCAAGGTTAGCGGGTTCGCTTGCGGCAGCCATAGTTGCCATGCAAAAAGGCGCTCAGATTCTAAGGGTGCATGATGTGCCAGAAACCTTGCAAGCTCTAAGAGTAGCTTCGGCGTTGGGTTTGCATAATTAA
- the ftsH gene encoding ATP-dependent zinc metalloprotease FtsH: MKNDMLKNILIWTVVATVMMSIFNHFSGQQLSSRSQLAYSDFIDQVRQGGVSQVSIEGSTIRGAYTNGQAFTTYNPGDPGLMGDLLDNKVVVNAQPPEQQSVLMQIFISWFPMLLLIGIWIFFMRSMGGGLGGKGGPMSFGKSKAKMLTDDQVKVTLDDVAGADEAKEEVGEIVDFLKDPEKYQNLGGNIPRGVLMVGPPGTGKTLLAKAIAGEAKVPFFSISGSDFVEMFVGVGASRVRDMFEQAKAHAPCIIFIDEIDAVGRSRGAGMGGGNDEREQTLNQMLVEMDGFEGNEGVIVIAATNRADVLDPALLRPGRFDRQVTVGLPDVRGREQILKVHMRKVPLDPGVKPAMIARGTPGFSGADLANLVNEAALFAARNNDKIVTQAHFEKAKDKILMGVERKSMVMSEEEKKLTAYHEAGHAIIGFLVPEHDPVYKVSIMPRGRALGVTMYLPLEDSYSYSKRKLESQLSSLYGGRIAEEMIFGAEAVTTGASNDIMRATHIARNMVTKWGLSESLGPLMYEEDDNGSIMGSSRNANVSGEISKEIDLEIRKFIDRNYQRSQKLLEDNIDILHAMADALMTYETIDADQVKNLMNRQPPGEPKEWHEMNREDHSDKNDSGSVAAQDEKATQTEVESPKTVDIDGATDVKLS; this comes from the coding sequence ATGAAAAATGATATGTTGAAAAACATTTTGATTTGGACTGTGGTCGCAACAGTGATGATGTCCATTTTTAATCATTTCAGTGGCCAACAATTATCGTCACGCTCTCAGTTAGCTTATTCGGACTTTATTGATCAAGTTCGTCAAGGTGGCGTGAGTCAAGTGTCAATTGAAGGTTCAACCATTCGTGGTGCCTACACGAACGGTCAAGCATTCACCACTTACAATCCAGGTGACCCAGGTTTGATGGGTGATCTACTGGATAATAAAGTCGTCGTTAATGCTCAGCCTCCTGAGCAGCAAAGTGTTTTGATGCAGATTTTCATTTCATGGTTCCCAATGTTGTTATTGATTGGAATATGGATATTCTTTATGCGCTCCATGGGCGGCGGCCTGGGTGGAAAGGGCGGCCCAATGTCGTTTGGTAAGTCAAAAGCCAAAATGCTGACGGATGATCAAGTTAAAGTCACCTTGGATGATGTTGCTGGTGCTGATGAAGCCAAAGAAGAAGTGGGTGAAATTGTTGATTTCTTAAAAGACCCCGAAAAATATCAAAACCTAGGCGGAAATATTCCGCGTGGCGTTTTGATGGTGGGACCACCAGGAACTGGTAAGACACTTTTGGCAAAAGCCATTGCGGGTGAAGCGAAAGTGCCCTTCTTCAGTATTTCAGGTTCAGACTTTGTAGAAATGTTTGTTGGGGTTGGGGCTTCTCGTGTTCGTGACATGTTTGAACAGGCTAAAGCCCATGCGCCTTGCATCATCTTTATCGATGAAATCGATGCCGTAGGTCGTAGTCGTGGTGCTGGCATGGGCGGTGGTAATGATGAGCGTGAACAAACGCTAAACCAAATGTTGGTTGAGATGGATGGTTTTGAAGGAAATGAAGGGGTTATCGTTATCGCAGCGACTAACCGTGCAGACGTTTTAGACCCTGCCTTACTGCGCCCTGGTCGTTTCGATCGTCAAGTCACTGTTGGTTTACCCGATGTGCGTGGTCGCGAGCAGATTTTAAAAGTACATATGCGAAAAGTACCTTTAGATCCTGGTGTCAAACCCGCTATGATTGCTCGAGGAACCCCAGGGTTTTCGGGTGCTGACTTGGCTAACCTAGTTAACGAAGCGGCGTTATTTGCAGCCAGAAATAACGATAAGATAGTGACTCAGGCTCACTTTGAAAAAGCGAAAGACAAAATCCTCATGGGTGTCGAGCGTAAATCGATGGTCATGAGCGAAGAAGAGAAAAAGTTAACGGCCTATCATGAAGCTGGGCACGCCATTATCGGTTTCTTAGTGCCAGAGCATGATCCCGTTTATAAAGTCAGTATTATGCCGCGTGGTAGAGCCTTGGGTGTCACCATGTATTTGCCCTTAGAAGATTCTTATTCGTATTCTAAGCGTAAGCTAGAAAGCCAGCTCTCAAGTTTGTATGGCGGTCGTATTGCAGAAGAAATGATTTTTGGTGCAGAAGCCGTAACCACCGGTGCCAGCAACGACATTATGCGTGCAACTCACATTGCTCGTAATATGGTGACCAAGTGGGGCTTGTCTGAGTCTTTAGGTCCATTGATGTACGAAGAAGATGACAATGGTTCAATTATGGGGTCATCTCGTAACGCCAATGTATCTGGTGAAATTTCTAAAGAAATTGACTTAGAAATTCGTAAGTTTATTGATCGTAACTACCAGCGCTCACAAAAGCTCCTGGAAGATAATATTGATATCTTGCATGCAATGGCAGACGCTTTGATGACCTATGAAACGATTGATGCAGATCAGGTCAAGAACTTAATGAACAGACAGCCACCCGGTGAACCTAAAGAATGGCATGAAATGAATCGTGAAGATCATTCTGATAAGAATGATAGCGGCAGTGTTGCTGCTCAAGATGAGAAAGCAACTCAAACTGAAGTCGAATCTCCTAAAACGGTGGATATTGACGGCGCGACAGATGTTAAATTAAGCTAA
- the rlmE gene encoding 23S rRNA (uridine(2552)-2'-O)-methyltransferase RlmE, which yields MARSKSSAGWLKEHFDDYYVNKAKQEGWRSRAIYKLQEIDEKDHLFKPGMVVIDLGAAPGGWSQWTSHKVGSKGEVFALDILPVEPFAGVTFIQGDFQEDEVFQNLIDSLGGREVDLVMSDMAPNMSGNPGVDIPRAMYLVELSVDLADQVLKTGGDLLMKVFQGEGYDALLKDLKQKYQTVITRKPKASRPRSKEIYVLARRKL from the coding sequence ATGGCGAGAAGTAAATCGAGTGCTGGGTGGCTAAAAGAGCATTTTGATGACTATTATGTCAACAAAGCCAAGCAAGAGGGTTGGCGTTCTCGAGCCATTTATAAATTACAAGAAATAGACGAGAAAGACCATTTATTTAAACCAGGGATGGTGGTCATAGATTTGGGCGCTGCGCCAGGCGGTTGGTCGCAATGGACCAGTCACAAGGTGGGTAGCAAAGGCGAGGTGTTCGCACTGGATATTTTGCCGGTTGAACCTTTTGCGGGTGTGACCTTTATTCAAGGCGATTTTCAAGAAGATGAGGTGTTTCAAAACTTAATTGACAGCTTGGGTGGCCGTGAAGTGGATTTGGTGATGTCGGACATGGCGCCCAATATGAGCGGTAATCCGGGCGTGGATATCCCCAGAGCGATGTACTTGGTGGAGTTGTCAGTCGATTTGGCAGATCAAGTATTGAAAACAGGTGGAGATTTACTGATGAAAGTTTTTCAAGGTGAAGGGTATGATGCTTTGCTGAAAGATTTAAAGCAGAAGTATCAAACGGTCATTACCCGCAAGCCTAAAGCTTCGCGTCCTCGCAGTAAAGAGATTTATGTGTTGGCAAGGCGTAAACTGTAG
- the yhbY gene encoding ribosome assembly RNA-binding protein YhbY, translating to MSNQKNLTPSQVKFLRGIAHGLNPIIIIGSKGVTESLMEELESSLEHHELLKIKIAIGEKDDRKEIIEHIVAQTQSQLVQSIGKTCVIFRAKKQTEIQLPK from the coding sequence ATGTCGAATCAAAAAAACCTTACCCCGTCCCAAGTTAAATTTTTGCGCGGTATCGCCCACGGTTTAAACCCTATTATTATCATTGGGAGTAAAGGGGTGACTGAAAGCTTAATGGAAGAATTAGAATCTTCGCTTGAGCATCATGAGCTTTTAAAAATTAAAATTGCCATTGGCGAAAAAGATGACCGTAAAGAAATCATCGAACATATCGTTGCTCAAACACAATCGCAATTGGTTCAAAGCATCGGCAAAACTTGTGTCATCTTCAGAGCCAAAAAACAAACTGAAATCCAACTGCCTAAATAA
- a CDS encoding O-succinylhomoserine sulfhydrylase: MAIQMKTEAFELETLAIRAGYTQTAELENSEAIFPTSSFRFASAQQAADRFSGAEKGNVYSRFTNPTVRAFENRLAAMEGGESCVATASGMSAILSTFMGHLKAGDHIVSSQSIFGTTKVLFTKYLAKFGVETTFVALTDLQAWEAAVRPNTKAFFCETPSNPLTEIADLSALSKLAKGKSVLLVVDNCFCTPVLQKPLALGADLVIHSATKFLDGQGRGIGGAVVGSSELVEEPIRGFMRTAGPTMSPFNAWMFLKGLETLPVRMEAHCHRALALAEWLEQHPAVEQVFYPGLPSHPQFELMKKQQTAAGGLVSFRVKGGREAAWKVVDATQMLSITANLGDVKTSITHPATTTHSRISPDERERSGITENLLRISVGLESFVDIQADIQRGLDLISQ; the protein is encoded by the coding sequence ATGGCGATTCAGATGAAGACTGAGGCGTTTGAGTTAGAAACGCTCGCCATTCGCGCTGGATACACGCAAACGGCCGAGCTAGAAAATAGCGAGGCTATTTTTCCAACATCGAGCTTTAGATTTGCCTCAGCTCAGCAGGCGGCCGATCGTTTCAGCGGCGCTGAAAAGGGCAATGTTTACTCTCGTTTTACCAATCCAACCGTCCGAGCGTTTGAAAATCGTTTAGCCGCGATGGAAGGTGGAGAGTCTTGTGTTGCAACGGCTTCTGGCATGTCGGCTATTTTGAGTACCTTTATGGGGCACTTAAAAGCTGGTGACCATATTGTTTCTTCGCAAAGTATTTTCGGCACGACTAAAGTTTTGTTTACCAAGTATTTGGCAAAATTTGGGGTTGAAACAACCTTTGTCGCTTTAACTGACTTGCAAGCATGGGAAGCAGCCGTTCGTCCCAATACCAAAGCGTTTTTTTGTGAAACACCTTCTAATCCCTTAACGGAAATTGCAGATTTATCTGCTTTGTCTAAATTGGCTAAGGGCAAGAGTGTTTTATTGGTGGTTGATAATTGTTTTTGTACACCTGTACTACAAAAGCCCTTAGCCTTAGGTGCCGATTTGGTAATTCATTCAGCAACTAAGTTTTTAGATGGTCAGGGGCGTGGTATTGGTGGTGCAGTGGTTGGCTCTAGTGAATTGGTTGAAGAGCCAATCCGTGGGTTTATGCGCACCGCTGGCCCTACTATGAGTCCATTTAATGCTTGGATGTTTTTAAAAGGCTTGGAAACTTTGCCCGTTAGAATGGAAGCACACTGCCATAGAGCCCTAGCTTTGGCAGAGTGGTTAGAGCAGCATCCGGCAGTTGAGCAAGTTTTTTATCCCGGATTGCCTTCGCATCCCCAGTTTGAGTTAATGAAGAAACAGCAAACCGCTGCGGGTGGCCTGGTCAGTTTTCGAGTAAAAGGTGGGCGTGAAGCAGCCTGGAAAGTGGTGGATGCGACTCAGATGTTGTCGATTACCGCTAACTTGGGTGATGTAAAAACCAGTATTACCCATCCGGCAACCACAACGCACAGTCGAATTTCACCAGACGAAAGAGAGCGTTCGGGAATCACCGAAAATTTATTGCGTATTTCTGTCGGATTAGAATCTTTTGTGGATATTCAGGCAGATATTCAGCGTGGATTAGATTTAATCAGCCAATAA
- the purF gene encoding amidophosphoribosyltransferase, producing MCGIVGVVANTPVNQEIYDALTVLQHRGQDAAGIVTCEKGRLYQRKDNGMVKDVFRTRHMRDLHGVVGIGHVRYPTAGSSSSAEAQPFYVNSPYGIVMGHNGNLTNAEQLTKEIYEQDLRHLNTNSDSEVLLNVFAHELMKQKKLFIDAEDIFNAVRGVHKRAKGGYAAVGIIPSIGVFAFRDPFALRPIVVGKRVTEMGVDYMVASESVALDAAGYQLMRDLDPGEAVVIANEGLIQFEQCAAKPQLTPCIFEYVYFARPDSMIDGVSVYKSRLRMGEKLAYRIMKEFPDNDIDVVMPIPDTSRTSALELATILNKPYREGFIKNRYIGRTFIMPGQTLRKKSVRQKLNPVPLEFEGKNVLLVDDSIVRGTTSGEIVQMARDAGAKKVYFASAAPAVRFPYVYGIDMPSASELVANGRDTAQIAEFIGADRLFYQDLDDLVDAVGFGNKAIKEFDTSCFSGCYITGDITPEYLASIDSSRNDHAQAKKQQVAQESVGIHNGDSDED from the coding sequence ATGTGCGGTATTGTTGGGGTCGTTGCAAATACACCTGTCAATCAAGAGATATATGATGCGCTAACGGTGCTTCAGCATCGTGGTCAAGATGCAGCGGGTATCGTTACCTGTGAAAAAGGCCGTCTCTATCAAAGAAAAGATAATGGCATGGTTAAAGATGTTTTCAGAACTCGACATATGCGCGATTTACATGGCGTGGTCGGGATTGGGCATGTCCGTTATCCCACTGCGGGCTCTAGTTCTAGTGCAGAAGCGCAGCCTTTCTATGTAAACTCTCCTTATGGAATAGTCATGGGGCACAATGGTAACTTAACCAATGCCGAGCAACTGACTAAAGAAATTTACGAACAAGATTTACGCCATCTAAATACCAATTCTGATTCAGAAGTCCTGTTGAATGTGTTTGCTCATGAACTTATGAAGCAGAAAAAATTATTCATTGATGCGGAAGATATTTTTAACGCCGTGCGCGGTGTTCATAAACGCGCAAAAGGTGGGTATGCTGCTGTGGGAATTATCCCCAGTATTGGTGTTTTTGCTTTCCGTGATCCGTTTGCTTTGCGTCCGATTGTGGTGGGCAAACGCGTCACTGAAATGGGTGTTGATTATATGGTGGCTTCAGAGTCGGTGGCTTTGGATGCGGCAGGTTATCAGTTAATGCGTGACCTAGACCCTGGTGAAGCGGTGGTGATTGCCAATGAAGGATTGATTCAATTTGAACAATGTGCGGCAAAACCACAATTAACGCCTTGTATATTTGAATATGTTTATTTTGCTCGTCCGGATTCCATGATTGATGGTGTTTCAGTTTACAAATCTCGTCTAAGAATGGGCGAGAAGCTGGCTTATCGAATCATGAAAGAATTTCCAGATAATGACATAGATGTGGTTATGCCCATTCCCGACACCAGCCGCACTTCTGCCTTAGAGTTGGCCACTATTCTCAATAAACCTTACCGCGAAGGTTTTATTAAAAATCGTTATATTGGCCGAACTTTTATTATGCCTGGGCAAACCCTGCGTAAAAAATCTGTGCGTCAAAAGTTAAATCCTGTGCCCTTAGAGTTTGAGGGTAAAAATGTATTATTGGTAGATGATTCTATTGTGCGCGGAACCACCTCGGGTGAAATCGTGCAAATGGCCAGAGATGCGGGTGCTAAGAAAGTGTATTTTGCTTCTGCCGCGCCTGCGGTTCGTTTTCCTTATGTTTATGGTATTGATATGCCTTCTGCCTCGGAGTTGGTGGCGAATGGACGAGATACCGCACAAATAGCAGAGTTTATTGGGGCAGATCGTTTGTTCTACCAAGATTTAGATGATTTGGTTGATGCCGTTGGTTTTGGCAACAAAGCCATTAAAGAGTTTGATACCAGTTGTTTCAGTGGTTGTTACATTACGGGCGACATTACACCTGAATATTTAGCATCGATTGATTCTTCTCGAAATGATCATGCTCAAGCCAAAAAGCAACAAGTTGCTCAAGAATCCGTTGGTATTCATAATGGCGATTCAGATGAAGACTGA